Proteins from a single region of Lysinibacillus sp. JNUCC-52:
- a CDS encoding HAMP domain-containing sensor histidine kinase, with amino-acid sequence MKTLYSKFVVTTLLIMIGSLCIGFLMTNTYYHQVTKGKNDAKNVAIAEDIVDYIESAKQMDLDSYLTTLGQIGYQIYVTTGEEHRFFGGEYRDKKLSADVIQRVLDGEVYHGMRDFPKETFMTGFFANELINTIGVPFTYKNEQYALFIRPDIRLLFSEAHTLLGGLILGMAVLSLLAMLLFAKALIRPITQLTEATHQLAHEKFDTLLEIDRADEIGQLADSFNVMTEKLQENDRIRKQFISNVSHDFQSPLLNIQGYVDLLKNPTLSEPERQEYATIIELETKRLSTLTKQLLLLTSLDQSTRLLKREPYNLDEQLKETVRKYRWQLEEANVQLSYQIEPVTYKGDAGLLQNVWDNLLTNAIKYNVNGGEIHIHLQAHSTFIEVLIEDSGIGMNEEQLQKVYDRFYRADESRTKQGTGLGLAIVKQIVELHGGEVQMKSAINVGTSVCIHLPKL; translated from the coding sequence ATGAAGACGTTATATAGTAAGTTTGTTGTTACAACATTGCTCATTATGATTGGCAGTTTATGCATAGGATTTTTAATGACGAATACGTACTATCATCAAGTAACTAAAGGAAAAAATGATGCGAAAAATGTTGCAATTGCGGAAGATATTGTCGATTATATTGAATCCGCCAAGCAAATGGATTTAGATAGCTATTTAACAACGCTTGGACAGATTGGTTACCAAATTTATGTGACAACGGGAGAGGAACATCGCTTCTTTGGTGGTGAATACCGAGATAAAAAATTATCAGCAGATGTTATCCAGCGTGTTTTAGATGGGGAAGTTTATCACGGTATGCGTGATTTCCCAAAAGAGACTTTTATGACAGGCTTTTTTGCCAATGAACTCATTAATACGATTGGTGTACCTTTTACGTATAAAAATGAACAGTATGCACTGTTTATTAGACCTGACATTCGTTTGTTGTTCTCTGAAGCCCATACGCTGTTAGGTGGTCTTATTCTTGGAATGGCCGTACTAAGTTTACTTGCTATGCTGTTATTTGCAAAGGCACTAATTAGACCGATTACACAGTTAACAGAAGCAACTCATCAGTTGGCACATGAAAAGTTTGATACGTTGCTTGAGATAGATCGTGCGGATGAAATTGGGCAACTGGCGGATAGCTTTAATGTGATGACAGAAAAATTGCAGGAAAACGATAGAATCCGTAAACAGTTTATAAGTAATGTATCACATGACTTTCAATCGCCATTATTGAATATTCAGGGCTATGTAGATTTGCTGAAAAATCCTACACTTTCTGAACCAGAACGACAAGAATATGCGACGATTATTGAGCTAGAAACGAAGCGACTTTCAACATTAACGAAGCAACTATTACTTCTGACATCACTTGATCAATCGACTAGATTGCTAAAGAGAGAACCGTACAATTTAGATGAGCAATTGAAGGAAACTGTGCGCAAATATCGATGGCAGTTAGAGGAAGCCAATGTGCAGTTATCGTATCAGATTGAGCCTGTAACATATAAAGGGGATGCAGGGCTACTACAAAATGTATGGGATAATTTATTAACAAACGCCATTAAATACAATGTTAATGGGGGAGAAATTCACATACATCTTCAAGCACATTCTACTTTCATAGAAGTGCTAATAGAGGATAGTGGTATTGGTATGAATGAGGAGCAATTACAAAAGGTATATGACCGTTTTTATCGAGCTGATGAGTCAAGAACAAAGCAAGGGACAGGTCTCGGCCTTGCCATTGTAAAACAAATTGTTGAATTGCACGGTGGTGAAGTGCAAATGAAAAGTGCTATAAACGTAGGGACAAGCGTCTGTATACACCTACCAAAATTGTAA
- a CDS encoding DUF1648 domain-containing protein yields the protein MLLGIFTILYIMTLAMQIFVPYIVRETIVFGVTVPEQNVKHPALAIAKKRYAQTVGLFGALILMIMFVFYWLLAPSESVQGILLLSCLFGMLAVSMVLYWFNHQQIMKLKMREQWGMNIKQVRAVDLTARSRDEILPWPFYVVPLGVTVFLIIFTILHYDQIPNAIAVHWGPSGAADAWQEKSYFTAIALPLIMLMMQCMMWGTADSIKRSAIRLAINRQQESLESELKTRKLMSWNIALVSYSLTGLLTMLQLSNIYPSMADGKKLLPFFMTFLILIIGSVLVYVWKKRKLRVHYKDNVVSELMDIDEDRYWKGGLIYMNRQDPSVFVEKRFGVGWTMNFANPRGYIVIGLPLLILLLISIFSF from the coding sequence ATGCTACTAGGAATTTTTACAATTTTGTATATCATGACATTAGCTATGCAAATTTTTGTCCCTTATATCGTACGAGAGACAATCGTATTTGGAGTTACCGTACCTGAACAAAATGTAAAGCATCCAGCATTAGCTATTGCAAAAAAGCGCTATGCGCAAACAGTCGGTCTTTTTGGTGCGCTAATATTAATGATTATGTTTGTGTTTTATTGGTTACTTGCTCCTTCAGAAAGTGTTCAAGGTATTCTTTTACTAAGCTGCTTATTTGGAATGTTAGCCGTCAGTATGGTGCTATACTGGTTCAACCATCAACAAATCATGAAGTTAAAAATGCGTGAGCAATGGGGCATGAACATAAAACAAGTAAGAGCAGTCGATTTAACAGCCCGTAGCCGTGATGAAATACTACCTTGGCCATTTTATGTGGTACCTCTAGGTGTCACGGTTTTTCTTATCATATTTACGATATTGCATTATGATCAAATACCAAATGCAATTGCGGTACATTGGGGTCCAAGCGGAGCGGCGGATGCATGGCAAGAAAAATCGTATTTTACTGCGATTGCACTGCCACTAATTATGTTAATGATGCAATGTATGATGTGGGGGACTGCTGATTCTATAAAGCGTTCGGCGATTCGATTGGCTATTAATCGACAGCAGGAGTCTTTGGAAAGTGAATTAAAAACACGAAAGCTTATGAGCTGGAATATTGCATTGGTCAGCTATAGTTTAACAGGATTATTAACAATGCTACAGTTAAGTAATATCTACCCTTCAATGGCGGATGGAAAAAAACTACTACCATTTTTCATGACATTTCTCATTTTAATCATAGGTTCAGTACTTGTTTATGTATGGAAAAAGCGAAAGTTACGTGTACATTATAAAGACAATGTCGTTTCAGAGTTAATGGATATAGATGAGGATCGTTATTGGAAGGGCGGTCTAATTTATATGAATCGTCAGGATCCATCAGTATTTGTAGAGAAGCGTTTTGGTGTAGGCTGGACAATGAATTTTGCAAATCCAAGAGGCTATATCGTTATCGGCTTGCCACTACTTATATTGCTATTGATATCAATATTTTCATTTTGA
- a CDS encoding GntR family transcriptional regulator: MFIQIEPFSDVPIYEQVTRQIIEGIARGDMGPGDMLPSVRSLAADLGVNMHTVNKSYHELEAKGIITIRAKSGAIIRSTEERALTPEQLQQIEKNLKPVVAEGMVLGATVDQIEHMMKKVFADLQLPIEGV; the protein is encoded by the coding sequence ATGTTTATTCAAATAGAGCCTTTTTCGGATGTGCCTATCTATGAGCAAGTTACACGGCAAATTATAGAGGGTATCGCAAGAGGAGACATGGGACCAGGGGATATGTTGCCATCTGTCCGAAGTTTAGCGGCAGATTTAGGTGTTAATATGCATACAGTAAATAAGAGTTACCACGAGCTTGAGGCAAAAGGAATTATTACTATTCGTGCTAAATCAGGTGCAATTATACGTTCAACAGAGGAGCGTGCATTAACGCCAGAACAGTTGCAGCAGATTGAAAAAAACTTAAAGCCTGTTGTGGCAGAAGGAATGGTGCTCGGCGCAACAGTTGATCAAATTGAGCACATGATGAAAAAGGTATTTGCTGATTTGCAACTACCAATAGAAGGGGTGTAG
- a CDS encoding pyridoxal-phosphate-dependent aminotransferase family protein, with protein sequence MGNKELLLIPGPTPVVDEIYDALASETRGHTDSRFVAIYKNALAQTKELFQTDGEVFVLAGSGTLAMEMAIVNTVGKGEKILVISHGYFGDRFTPLAMAYGIQVEVLQAEWGKQVEIEAVKAKLAEGNFKAVTITHADTSTGVVSDLDALVPIIKQAGALIILDGVVATAALDENMNKAYGHPDYKLDVVLTGSQKAIGVPPGLAIIAFNQSALKAREALGTIPAYYCDIENWIPVMNDPGKYFATPPVNLIYAYNVAMKIVLDEGIVKREVRHRAYGRAVRFALSKYGMVTLAEETVAAPTLSCMLYPQGVEDAKFRAKLAEKGVIVAGSLAHLAGKAFRIGHMGNTTPAMLEQAVRLIGESLNELGHAVNVEEAVARLKEEIAVVTM encoded by the coding sequence ATGGGTAATAAAGAGCTGTTATTAATTCCTGGTCCAACGCCAGTAGTTGATGAAATATATGATGCTTTAGCGAGTGAGACACGTGGACATACCGATTCACGATTTGTGGCGATTTATAAAAATGCATTAGCACAGACTAAGGAACTGTTCCAAACAGATGGCGAGGTGTTTGTACTAGCAGGATCTGGAACGTTAGCGATGGAAATGGCGATCGTCAATACAGTTGGCAAGGGAGAAAAAATCCTGGTCATTAGTCATGGCTACTTTGGGGATCGTTTTACACCTTTAGCAATGGCTTATGGTATTCAAGTAGAAGTGCTGCAAGCAGAATGGGGTAAACAAGTTGAAATAGAAGCTGTAAAGGCAAAATTAGCAGAGGGGAATTTTAAGGCAGTCACGATTACTCATGCTGATACATCTACAGGTGTTGTTTCAGATTTAGATGCATTAGTACCAATTATTAAACAAGCAGGAGCGCTTATCATTTTAGATGGAGTAGTTGCAACAGCCGCCTTGGATGAAAATATGAATAAAGCGTATGGACACCCTGACTATAAATTAGATGTCGTATTAACTGGCTCACAAAAAGCTATTGGTGTACCACCAGGATTAGCAATTATCGCTTTTAATCAATCTGCATTAAAAGCTCGCGAAGCACTTGGCACGATACCAGCCTACTACTGCGATATTGAAAACTGGATACCAGTCATGAATGATCCAGGAAAATACTTTGCCACACCACCTGTGAATTTAATTTATGCCTATAATGTTGCTATGAAAATAGTTTTAGATGAAGGGATTGTAAAGCGCGAGGTGCGTCATAGAGCATATGGACGTGCAGTACGTTTCGCATTGTCTAAGTATGGTATGGTGACACTTGCTGAAGAGACTGTTGCTGCTCCAACTTTAAGTTGTATGCTCTATCCTCAGGGGGTAGAGGATGCCAAGTTCCGAGCAAAGCTTGCAGAAAAAGGTGTCATTGTTGCTGGTTCATTGGCACATTTAGCAGGTAAAGCATTCCGTATAGGCCATATGGGGAATACAACACCTGCTATGCTTGAACAAGCAGTGAGGCTAATTGGTGAATCACTCAATGAGTTAGGACATGCAGTAAACGTTGAGGAAGCGGTGGCACGTTTGAAAGAAGAAATAGCGGTAGTGACTATGTAA
- a CDS encoding LysR family transcriptional regulator — MNSHALKLFYQVAKTGSFTKAADILHISQPAVSSQIKRFEQEIGVSLFKQQGRGIVLTEFGEALAEKAKNLISLEQHIESFIEDYRLAKIGSIHIVATYLPANFLIPKWAATFKGLNEDVNLVITTVNTKEAFEQLIHYKADIAIYGGGTSERPEEVLWEELFEDELWFVVAPEHPYANQTVSIEKMMKEPFIMREEGSSMRDHLFSLCETHQVKPPKIALQFSGINETIRSVMAGYGAIFISSLAVKEYVDNGQLARVYVQGIHSKHKVAICTRKNEKQSILVEKFIDTIKNSL; from the coding sequence ATGAATAGTCACGCATTAAAATTATTTTACCAAGTAGCTAAAACAGGTAGCTTTACAAAGGCTGCTGATATATTGCATATTAGTCAGCCTGCAGTATCTAGCCAAATTAAAAGGTTTGAGCAGGAAATAGGCGTCTCATTATTTAAACAGCAGGGCAGAGGGATCGTATTGACTGAATTCGGTGAGGCGTTAGCGGAAAAGGCGAAAAATCTTATTTCTCTTGAGCAACATATTGAGTCATTTATAGAGGACTATCGCCTTGCCAAGATAGGTTCTATACATATTGTAGCTACGTATTTACCTGCTAATTTTTTAATCCCGAAATGGGCGGCTACTTTTAAAGGCTTAAACGAAGACGTTAATTTAGTTATTACAACAGTCAATACAAAAGAAGCATTTGAGCAGCTAATACATTATAAGGCGGATATCGCTATTTATGGAGGCGGAACTTCGGAGAGACCAGAGGAAGTGTTATGGGAGGAGCTTTTTGAAGATGAGCTATGGTTTGTAGTGGCACCTGAACACCCGTATGCTAATCAAACTGTTTCTATAGAAAAAATGATGAAGGAACCTTTTATCATGCGTGAGGAAGGGAGCTCTATGAGAGATCACCTCTTTTCGCTATGTGAAACGCATCAAGTAAAACCGCCTAAAATTGCCCTGCAATTTAGTGGAATAAATGAAACGATTCGATCAGTTATGGCTGGATATGGGGCGATTTTTATTTCCTCACTAGCAGTTAAAGAGTATGTAGATAATGGGCAATTGGCTAGAGTATATGTACAGGGGATACATAGTAAACATAAAGTTGCTATTTGTACAAGGAAAAATGAGAAGCAAAGTATACTTGTAGAAAAGTTTATTGATACGATAAAAAATTCATTATAG
- the aceA gene encoding isocitrate lyase has translation MSTRQEKIQALEKQWAENPRWAGIERAYTAEEVVKLQGSVVIEQTLATKGATRLWKSLHEEPFINALGALTGNQAVQQVKAGLQAIYLSGWQVAADANLSGQMYPDQSLYPANSVPAVVKRINQALQRADQIDHAEGRVDDFDWFAPIVADAEAGFGGPLNVFELVKGMIEAGAAGVHLEDQLASEKKCGHLGGKVLLPTQNAVRNLIAARLATDVMGVDTILIARTDADAADMVTSDIDPRDAEFITGERTPEGFFRTKPGIKQAIARGLAYAPYADLIWCETSKPSLEEAREFATAIHAEFPGKMLAYNCSPSFNWKANLSEEEIAEYQRELGKLGYKFQFVTLAGFHALNHSMFELAHDYKDNGMAAYSKLQQAEFASESKGYTATRHQREVGTGYFDDVSQVISGGTSSTTAMAGSTETEQFV, from the coding sequence ATGTCAACACGTCAAGAAAAAATCCAAGCTTTAGAAAAACAATGGGCAGAAAACCCTCGTTGGGCTGGTATTGAGCGCGCATATACAGCTGAAGAAGTAGTTAAATTACAGGGGTCTGTAGTAATTGAGCAAACTTTAGCAACTAAAGGTGCTACACGACTTTGGAAATCCCTACATGAAGAGCCATTCATTAATGCATTAGGTGCACTAACAGGTAACCAAGCGGTGCAACAAGTAAAAGCAGGATTACAAGCAATTTACTTATCAGGCTGGCAAGTAGCGGCAGATGCTAACCTTTCTGGTCAAATGTATCCTGACCAATCATTATACCCAGCTAACTCTGTACCAGCTGTAGTAAAGCGTATTAATCAAGCACTACAACGTGCAGATCAAATCGACCATGCTGAAGGTCGAGTAGATGATTTCGATTGGTTTGCTCCAATCGTGGCAGATGCTGAAGCTGGTTTCGGTGGTCCTCTAAATGTATTCGAACTTGTAAAAGGTATGATTGAAGCTGGAGCAGCAGGTGTTCATTTAGAAGACCAATTAGCTTCTGAGAAGAAATGTGGACACTTAGGAGGTAAAGTATTACTTCCTACACAAAATGCTGTCCGTAACTTAATTGCAGCTCGTTTAGCAACTGATGTAATGGGCGTAGATACAATTTTAATCGCACGTACTGACGCAGATGCTGCTGATATGGTTACTTCAGATATCGATCCACGTGATGCTGAATTTATTACTGGTGAACGTACACCTGAAGGCTTCTTCCGTACAAAACCAGGTATTAAACAAGCAATTGCTCGTGGTTTAGCATACGCACCATACGCAGATTTAATCTGGTGTGAAACATCTAAGCCATCTCTTGAAGAAGCTCGCGAATTTGCAACGGCGATTCATGCTGAATTCCCAGGTAAAATGCTTGCTTACAACTGCTCACCTTCATTTAACTGGAAAGCAAACCTTTCAGAAGAAGAAATTGCGGAATACCAACGTGAGCTTGGGAAATTAGGATACAAATTCCAATTCGTAACATTAGCAGGCTTCCATGCATTAAATCACTCTATGTTTGAGCTAGCTCATGACTATAAAGATAACGGAATGGCTGCATACTCTAAACTACAACAAGCAGAGTTTGCTTCTGAATCTAAAGGCTATACAGCTACTCGTCACCAACGTGAAGTAGGTACAGGTTACTTCGATGATGTATCACAAGTTATTTCAGGCGGTACTTCTTCAACGACTGCCATGGCAGGATCTACAGAAACTGAACAATTCGTTTAA
- the aceB gene encoding malate synthase A, with translation MEQVTTGKLTIVGEQNEQTKEILTPEALEFVLALHEKFDARRQELLEARQERQKRLDAGEKLDFLPETKHIREGDWTIAPLPADLQDRRVEITGPVDRKMVINALNSGAKMFMACFEDASAPTWENMISGQINMRDAINKTIEFTQASNGKTYKLNKETAVLLVRPRGLHLLEKHVLVDGEPISGSFFDFALYLFHNAKNALAKGTGPYFYLPKLESHLEARLWNDVFVFAQDYIGIPQGTIRATVLIETILAAFEMNEILYELRDHSAGLNCGRWDYIFSYIKRLRNQPDVILPDRGQVTMTVPFMKAYTSLCIQTCHKRNAPAMGGMAAQIPVKGDDEANAVAFAKVAEDKRREATDGHDGTWVAHPGMVATAMEQFDAIMETPNQIHKKRDDVNVKAEDLVAVPEGTITLEGLRVNCSVGVQYIASWLRGNGAAPINNLMEDAATAEISRTQVWQWIRHPKGILDDGRGITLAFVLEILEEELVKIKEAVGEQAYNSGRYEEAAELFKSLIEQDEFVEFLTLPGYEKLS, from the coding sequence ATGGAACAGGTAACTACAGGTAAGCTTACTATTGTTGGGGAACAAAACGAGCAAACAAAAGAAATTTTAACACCAGAAGCCCTTGAGTTTGTTCTTGCCCTGCATGAAAAGTTCGATGCGCGTCGTCAGGAGCTTTTAGAGGCTCGTCAAGAACGTCAAAAACGTCTTGATGCTGGTGAGAAACTCGACTTCTTACCAGAAACAAAGCATATTCGCGAGGGAGATTGGACGATTGCGCCACTGCCAGCAGATTTACAAGATCGACGAGTAGAAATTACTGGACCAGTAGATCGCAAAATGGTAATTAACGCATTGAATTCTGGTGCGAAAATGTTCATGGCTTGTTTTGAGGATGCATCTGCTCCTACATGGGAGAACATGATTTCTGGTCAAATTAATATGCGTGATGCCATTAATAAGACAATTGAATTTACACAGGCATCGAATGGTAAAACGTATAAATTAAATAAAGAAACAGCTGTATTATTAGTACGTCCACGTGGCCTTCATTTACTTGAAAAGCATGTCCTTGTAGATGGTGAGCCAATTTCAGGAAGTTTCTTTGATTTTGCTCTGTATTTATTCCACAATGCTAAAAATGCACTAGCAAAAGGTACGGGTCCATACTTCTACCTACCAAAGTTAGAAAGCCATTTAGAGGCTCGTTTGTGGAACGATGTTTTTGTCTTTGCACAAGATTACATCGGTATTCCACAAGGTACAATTAGAGCTACTGTACTAATTGAGACAATATTAGCTGCATTTGAAATGAATGAAATTTTATATGAGCTTCGCGATCATTCAGCAGGACTGAACTGTGGCCGTTGGGATTATATTTTCAGCTACATTAAACGGCTGCGCAATCAACCCGATGTCATTTTACCAGATCGGGGTCAAGTAACGATGACGGTTCCATTTATGAAGGCTTATACGTCTTTATGTATTCAAACATGTCATAAACGCAATGCTCCAGCTATGGGCGGTATGGCTGCACAAATTCCTGTCAAAGGGGATGACGAGGCAAATGCAGTAGCATTTGCAAAAGTTGCGGAAGACAAACGTCGTGAGGCAACTGATGGTCATGATGGAACTTGGGTAGCACATCCTGGTATGGTTGCAACAGCTATGGAGCAGTTTGATGCCATTATGGAGACACCAAATCAAATTCATAAAAAACGCGACGATGTGAATGTTAAGGCCGAAGATTTAGTAGCTGTTCCAGAAGGTACAATTACACTTGAGGGACTTCGCGTTAACTGTAGTGTTGGGGTTCAGTACATCGCTTCTTGGTTACGAGGTAATGGTGCTGCACCAATTAACAACTTGATGGAGGATGCTGCAACAGCAGAAATCTCACGGACACAAGTATGGCAATGGATTCGTCATCCAAAAGGTATTTTAGATGATGGTCGTGGTATTACATTAGCATTCGTGCTAGAAATTTTGGAAGAAGAGCTTGTGAAAATTAAAGAGGCTGTTGGGGAACAAGCTTATAACAGTGGTCGCTATGAAGAAGCTGCTGAACTGTTTAAATCTTTAATTGAACAAGATGAATTCGTGGAATTCTTGACACTTCCAGGTTACGAAAAATTAAGTTAA
- a CDS encoding LytTR family DNA-binding domain-containing protein codes for MNNEFDSLQKDISQQFITMLQDWIPPNSSIAIAVKNSYIYFHSDSHNIHLETGRQVEPGSIAAQVLQTKKRTDAILDNTLFGTPYYGIGYPIHIQDTLAALVVVLPSTFTVQKLEPYQFLTGKREEEWNPVAIEKISYLESLQKKTWFYVEKEQFKTSITLKELQMRLPPFFIRIHRSYIVNIHFIKKMARDLTSNFIVTLKDGTELPVSQSYLNNLRNALEF; via the coding sequence ATGAATAATGAATTCGATTCTTTACAAAAAGATATTTCACAACAATTTATTACGATGTTACAAGACTGGATTCCACCAAATTCGTCCATCGCCATTGCTGTTAAAAACTCCTATATTTATTTTCACTCTGATTCACACAATATTCATTTAGAAACAGGGCGGCAAGTTGAGCCAGGTAGTATTGCAGCGCAAGTACTACAAACAAAAAAACGTACAGATGCAATTTTAGATAATACTTTATTTGGAACACCATATTACGGTATTGGCTATCCAATACATATACAAGATACTCTAGCTGCATTAGTAGTTGTATTACCTTCAACTTTTACTGTCCAAAAATTAGAACCATATCAATTTTTAACTGGTAAACGAGAGGAAGAATGGAACCCTGTTGCAATTGAGAAAATATCATACCTTGAAAGTCTTCAGAAAAAAACATGGTTTTATGTAGAAAAGGAACAGTTTAAAACGAGTATTACACTCAAAGAGTTACAAATGCGTTTACCACCATTTTTCATTCGTATTCATCGATCATATATTGTGAATATTCATTTCATAAAAAAAATGGCACGGGATCTTACTTCAAATTTTATCGTTACATTAAAAGATGGGACAGAACTGCCAGTCAGCCAATCCTATCTTAATAATCTGCGAAACGCCCTTGAATTTTAG
- a CDS encoding response regulator transcription factor gives MKILVVDDDVHILQLVNIYLTREGYQVLQAENGEKALQLLDGNMPDLAVVDVMMPGMDGFTLTEILSKDYDIPVLLLTAKGELEDKERGFLAGSDDYVVKPFEPKELLFRIAAILRRLDKKNQVTIQVGKLEIDRRSFEVTIAGETLILPLKEFELLALLASRPNQVFTRSIIMEQVWGYDYEGDEQTLNTHVKRIRERLHRYETDVEITTVRGVGYKLEASAI, from the coding sequence ATGAAAATTTTAGTTGTCGATGATGACGTGCATATTTTACAGTTAGTCAATATTTATTTAACACGAGAAGGCTATCAAGTATTACAGGCGGAGAATGGCGAAAAAGCGTTGCAATTACTCGATGGAAATATGCCCGATTTGGCAGTTGTTGATGTTATGATGCCTGGAATGGATGGTTTTACACTAACTGAAATTTTGAGTAAGGACTATGATATTCCAGTGCTGTTGTTAACGGCTAAAGGAGAGCTTGAAGATAAGGAGCGCGGTTTTTTAGCAGGTTCAGATGACTATGTTGTGAAGCCGTTCGAGCCAAAGGAATTGCTGTTTCGCATTGCAGCAATTTTACGTAGACTTGATAAAAAGAATCAGGTCACGATACAGGTTGGTAAGCTCGAAATTGATCGTCGTAGCTTTGAGGTTACGATTGCTGGAGAAACACTTATTTTGCCCTTAAAGGAATTTGAGCTATTGGCATTACTTGCATCTCGACCCAATCAAGTATTTACACGTAGCATTATTATGGAGCAAGTGTGGGGCTACGACTATGAAGGGGACGAGCAAACGTTAAATACACATGTTAAGCGGATACGAGAGCGCTTGCATCGCTACGAAACAGACGTCGAAATTACAACGGTGCGCGGTGTTGGTTATAAGCTCGAGGCGAGTGCGATATGA
- a CDS encoding O-methyltransferase: protein MAINNVWHDVDEYFIEKLIPFDETMENVLQANKNADIPEIDVSPTQGKLLYLLAKIKGAQNVLEIGTLGGYSSIWLARALPESGKVYTLEIDPAYAEVAKQNILKAGCSSKVEVLVGNALDSLPTFKNSGPLFDLIFIDADKPNNPQYLKWALELANSGALIIADNVVRNGEVIDNKSKDERVQGVRQFMDLLEQESRIESTAIQTVGIKGYDGLVLAIVK from the coding sequence ATGGCAATAAACAACGTATGGCATGACGTAGATGAATATTTTATTGAAAAGCTAATTCCTTTTGATGAAACAATGGAGAACGTATTACAGGCAAATAAAAATGCTGACATTCCAGAAATTGATGTATCCCCTACACAAGGAAAATTACTTTATCTATTAGCAAAAATAAAAGGTGCACAAAACGTTCTAGAAATTGGTACACTTGGCGGCTATAGTAGTATATGGCTTGCACGTGCTCTCCCCGAATCAGGGAAAGTTTACACACTAGAAATCGACCCTGCGTATGCAGAAGTAGCAAAGCAAAATATCCTAAAGGCAGGCTGTAGTAGCAAAGTCGAAGTGCTTGTAGGAAATGCACTAGATTCTTTACCTACCTTTAAAAATTCAGGACCTTTATTCGACCTTATTTTCATTGATGCAGATAAACCAAACAATCCTCAATATTTAAAATGGGCTTTAGAATTAGCGAATAGTGGAGCACTTATCATCGCTGATAATGTAGTGCGTAACGGAGAAGTGATCGATAATAAAAGTAAAGATGAACGTGTACAAGGTGTGCGTCAATTTATGGATTTGTTAGAACAAGAATCACGAATCGAATCTACAGCCATTCAAACCGTAGGGATTAAAGGATATGACGGTCTCGTGCTAGCGATTGTTAAATAA